From the genome of Symphalangus syndactylus isolate Jambi chromosome 13, NHGRI_mSymSyn1-v2.1_pri, whole genome shotgun sequence:
tagtagagacggggtttcaccatgttatccaggatggtctcgatctgctgacctcatgatccgcccacctcggcctcccaaagtgctgggattacaggcgtgagccaccacgcccggccggcaaGAGGATTCTTGAGGCCagtagttagagaccagcctgtgcaatacagtgagacctgttctctacaaaaaaatttaaaaattagctggacatgatggcccatgcctgtaatcccagctacttgggagacttaggtgggaagattgctagagcccaggagttcgaggctacagtgagctgtgatcgcaccaccgTACGAACATCTGGCGTGCGGTGTGGCGGCATCTGAGTCCAAGGCACTCTGTCCCCGACAGTCCCACTTGAGATCCTTACCTGCCCAGAGTCCATGGCTTCAGCCAGCCTCTCAGGGCTCAGCTCCAAGGAGGCTCCTGGCCTTCTGACCCACGAAGCTAGCTCCTTCTGAAATGTGGTGATAGGCGGGGTGGTGAGGGGAGCCCGGTGGGCAGCCACACCCTCCCCGCACACTCGTCTTTGCACTCCTTACACAGAGCCGAGTGCTGGTCAGCGCCGTCATCTTCAGCTGCATGAGGCTGGCCTCAGCCAGGCTGGGGGGCTCCAGGAGGCTCCGTGACAGGTCCACACACCGCAGCATAGCACCGAGGTTCCCCTCATACCAGGCCTCACTGCCCAGCCAGCAGGTGTCAGAGCCCGACCAGCAAAGCCCCTTCCTGCATCCTCCCAGCCTTCCCGGGCCCTGGCTCCCTACTCACCCGCTCTTGGCAGCAGAGTCCGGCTCCTCCTCAGTTGGCACTGCCAGCAGTGGTCGGAGGCTGAGGGTCCGCAGCTGCTGCACGCAGCGCCTCACCTCCTCTGCCGTCTCACCAGCCACAAACTGCCCATAGACGGATGCTCGGAGAAACGCGCCTGAGAGCCGGGAGCCCAGAAGTCGCCGAGACCAGGCCTGGAGCTGGGTGACAGGGAGCGAGGGCTCAGCGCCGGGCTATGGGGAGCCTCCAGGCTGGTCCTCGGGATCACTGCTCACCAACAACCCATGAGTGACGAGTGGGGGCCAAGCACACAGCCGGAGAACCAGCAAGGCCCGTGTCAGCTCTCCTGTGCCCTTGAGGTGGAAGGCCCCGCCATCAAAGCTCAGGGGCTGCCAGCCCCTGACGGAGGGACCAGCTTGGGAACAGAGCACGTAACAGGTCCGGAGCATCCTGGGTCCCTGGATGCCTCCACACCAGGGAAGGTGCTCTGAAGGCAGCAGGTTCACCAACTGCCCCTTGCCCAGGCCGGGGGCAGTGACTGATTAACTGGGCAAAGCCTCAGGATCACAGGCTCCTCGGGGGCAATTAATTATTAACAAATCGGGACAGAGTTCAGAGTAACAGTAACGGGAGGTGAACCCCAATAACAGCCCCCAACAATGCTCAGCACAACAGGTACTTATTAGGTAACCACCATGTGCTGGGAAAGCAGGGGCTCCGGGGCAAGGATCCCTGAGTTCAGGACACTGGGCTTTGTGATCCAGGACAGGCTACTTAACCACTTTTGTCGCAGTTGCTTCCTCTTAAAATCGGAAATGCTGTAATGTTATTGAATACATTTGGAAATACGGTTCTCACgtttgtaattccaacactttgggaggccaagacaaaggagtttgagactaccctgggcaacatagcgagaccccttctctacaaaaaatacaaaaattaactgggggtggtggcgcacacctgtggtcctagctactcaggaggccaaggaaggtggatctcttgagcctgggaggtcaagggtgcagtgagctgtgattgtgccactgcactccaacctgggtgacaaagtgagactctgtctccaaaaaaagaaaaaaaaagacaacctataTAACCCAGCTGTTCCATATTAAGTACATATCCTAGAGACCTTGAACATGGGCAGCAGGAAGCATGTACAGGAAAGAATGTTCAGAGGAGCAGTATCTGaactacccaaatgtccatcaaaaggaGAATGGATACATACATGGTGGTTATgcagtggaatactatacagtaatgaaaaagaatggatacTGATACACACAACTGTGGCTGAATCTCACAATgtcaagtgaaagaaaccagacaccaAACAGGGCAAgctgtattattcttttttttttttttttttttttgagacatagtttcactcttgttgcccaggctggagtgcaatggcacaatctcggctcactgcaaccttcgctccccgggttcaagcgattctcatgcctcagcttccagagtagctgggattacaggcatgtgacaccatgccccactaattttgtatttttagtagagacagggtttctccatgttggtcaggctggtcttgaactcccgacctcaggtgatctgcccacctcggccttccaaagtgctgggattacaggcatgagccactgtgcctggcctattcttttcaataaatataaaagcaaggAAAGTGAAACTACAGTAAAATGTTGGGAATACATGCATGGGTGGTCAAACTATGAGGACAAGAAAAGTAAGGACATGATTATCACAGAAGTCAGAGAGGTGGCTGATTGTGGGGGATGGGAGGAATTGTAACTGGATAGAGGGATATGGGGACTTCTatatcctattttctttttttaaaatggaaaccatatgtcctaatttttttgttttgttttgttagacgtatccttgctctgtcacccaggctggagtgcagtggtgcgatctcggctcacggcaacccccatctcccgggttcaagtgattcttctgctttagcctcctgagtatctgggactacaggcacccaccaccacacctggctaatttttgtatttttgtagatatagggtttcaccatgttggccaggctggtcttgagctcctgacttcaagtgatccaccctacttgtcctcccaacatgctgggattacaggcatgaagtcctaggtccttttttttttttgagaaggagtctcacactgttgcccaggctggagtgcagtggtgcgatctcagctcactacaacctctgcccccccagttcaagcaattctcctgcctcagcctcccgagtagctagggttacaggcgcctgccactgcgcctggctaacttttgtatttttagtagagtcggggtttcaccatcttggccaggctggtcttgaactcctgacctcatgatccacctgccttggcctcccaaagtgctgggattacaggcgtgagccactgcgcctggcagtgGCTCCTAGGTCCTAGGAGTCCTAGGTCTTAACATGGATGATGATTCATAGTTGTTCACAttgtaaggttttttttgttttgtttttgagacagtcttgctctgtcttccaggctggagtgcagtggggtgatcactGCTCAcgacagcctcaaacttctgggctcaagcaatccccccacccaccacctccacctcccaagtagctgggattacaggtgcgtgtgaTCACACCAAgggtaatttttaattgtttttttggtagagacagaatctcattatgttgcccaggctggtcttgaacccctggactcaagcagtcctctccccttggcctcccaaagtgttgggatttcaggcatgagccacagcacctggccttcaCATtgtaagtattcttttttttttttttttttttgagatggtcttgctctgtcgcccaggctggagtgcagtggcacaatctcagctcactgcaaactctgcctcccaggttcaggcaattctcctgcctcagcctcccaagtagctgggactacaggcgcccgccaccacgcccagctaattttttgtatttttagtagagacagggtttcactgtgttagccaggatggtctcaacctcctgacctcatgatccgcacgcctcggcctcccaaagtgctgggattacaggtgtgagccaccgtgcccggccgtattTTTTAATGCTATAACCTATGTTCATACATTCGTGAATGTACATTtcaccaaaaaagtaaaaaaaattaatcacagTATTAGTTTCCCAGAGCTGTTGTGTGGATCCAATTAAAGGACACGTACAACCTGGTACACAATCTGTGTTCAATAAGCACTGGCTGTGATCATTAAGTGCTGTGTGTATACAATCTCATTGATGCTTGTCTTCATGATGAAGCATGTACCATTAATCACCCCTCTGTTTGGGAAGCCCCAGGGCCACGTCAGTCTCAATCATTCTCTAGAAAGACTCACAAAACTCAGAAAAGCCATGAGACTCATGGTTATGGTTTATTACAGCGAAAGGATACAGATTAAAGTCAGAAAAGGGAAGCGGCGCAAAGGGCCCGGGAGACGCCAGGAGGAGTCAAGAGATCAGTGCTCAATTTCCCCAGCATGCGTGGAGAATTGCAATCAGGAAAGCTGACCAGAGCCTTGATGACCAGGGTTTTTATTGGGGTCAGTCACATGGGCATGGCTGACTGCCTGCATGAGTGACCTTATCTCTAGCTCCTCCAGAGGTCAAGCTGATACTGCATGGCCCAAGGTccccagaaaaacagaaatactgttttttttttgttttgagacagaatctcactctgtaacgcaggctggagtgcagtggcgcgattttggcacactgcaacttccgcctcgcaggttcaagcaattctcctgcctcagcctcccaaacaaaaacacttttatCAAGCAGGATAGTACAAAGGCTTAGAGGTTACCTCTCAGGAGCTGAGCGAGGTTAATCCTTTACTACACAACCCCCAATTCACAGATGTTAAAAGTGGAggctcagccgggcatggtggctcatgcctttgggaggccgaggcaggtggatcacctaaggtcaggagttcaagaccagcccagccaacatgctgaaacccccatctctactaaaaatagagcccagaagtttgaggctgccgtgagtagtgatcaccccactgcactccagcctggaagacagagcaagactgtctcaaaaacaaaacaaaaaaaaccttacaaTGTGAACAACTATGAATCATCATCCATGTTAAGACCTAGGACTCCTAGGACCTAGGAGCcactgccaggcgcagtggctcacgcctgtaatcccagcactttgggaggccaaggcaggtggatcatgaggtcaggagttcaagaccagcctggccaagatggtgaaaccccgactctactaaaaatacaaaagttagccaggcgcagtggcaggcgcctgtaaccctagctactcgggaggctgaggcaggagaattgcttgaactgggggggcagaggttgtagtgagctgagatcgcaccactgcactccagcctgggcaacagtgtgagactccttctcaaaaaaaaaaaggacctaggacttcatgcctgtaatcccagcatgttgggaggacaagtagggtggatcacttgaagtcaggagctcaagaccagcctggccaacatggtgaaaccctatatctacaaaaatacaaaaattagccaggtgtggtggtgggtgcctgtagtcccagatactcaggaggctaaagcagaagaatcacttgaacccgggagatgggggttgccgtgagccgagatcgcaccactgcactccagcctgggtgacagagcaaggatatgtctaacaaaacaaaacaaaaaacttagccgggcgtggtggcaggcacctataatcctagctactcaggaggctgaggcaggaaaatcacttgaacctgggaggaggagattgcagttagccaagatcataccactgcactccagcctcggcgacaagagcaaaactgtgtctcaaacaaacaaacaaacaacaacaacaaaaagtggaggctcagagagatggagACAcctgcctaaagtcacacagccagttggTGGCCAAGTGCAGATTTAAGACCTCTTTCCCTGAGACGCCAGACTGtaagattttctcttcttttttttttttttgagacggactgtcactctgttgcccagggtggagtataatggtgtgatctcggctcactgtaacctccgcctcctgggttcaagtgattctcctgcctcaacctcctgagtacctgggattacaggcgcacaccaccacacccagctaatttttgtatttttagtagagacagggtttcaccatgttggccaggccagtctcgaactcctgacctcaagtgatccacccgccttggcttcccaaagtgctgggattacaggcgtgagccaccatgcggcCTGTAAGATTTTTACTATCTCTTTCTGCTGTCTTTTCTTTAGTACATGATCCACAGAGCTAAGTGACAACAGTCAGGTTAGAATCCAGCAAAGCCTGAGCTTAAaaagcctttttaattttttttttctgtagagacggggtcttgctatattgcccaggctagtctcaaactcctggcctcaaggaatcctctcacttttgcctcccaaagtgctgggattacagatgtgagccaccatgccagccctgAAAATGAAGGctttgagctttaaaaaaaaaaaaaaaaaacacatgcaaggttcatatttttaaaaactaagacaatACAAAAGGAAACAGATGAAAAGTTAGTCTTtcttgcagccataaaaaaggatgagttcatgtcctttgtagggacatgaatgaagctggaaaccatcatactcagcaaactatcgcaaggacagaaaaccaaacaccgcatgttctcactcataggtgggaattgaacaatgaggacacttggacacaggaaggggaacatcacacaccggggcctgtcgtggggttgggggagtggggagggatagcgttaggagatatacctaatgtaaatgacaagttaacaggtgcagtacaccaacatggcacatgtacacatatgtaacaaacctacacgttgtgcacatgtaccttagaacttaaagtataataataataattgaaaaaactATTAGcagaccattaaaaaaaaaaaaaaagaaaagttagtcTTTCTTTCACTCCTGAATTTCTGTGCACCAATTTTTTCACTCT
Proteins encoded in this window:
- the PRODH2 gene encoding hydroxyproline dehydrogenase isoform X1, with translation MLPRVVSNSFVLASQSVGITNVRTVFPNVFNNITAFPILRGSNCDKITAPGLGKGQLVNLLPSEHLPWCGGIQGPRMLRTCYVLCSQAGPSVRGWQPLSFDGGAFHLKGTGELTRALLVLRLCAWPPLVTHGLLLQAWSRRLLGSRLSGAFLRASVYGQFVAGETAEEVRRCVQQLRTLSLRPLLAVPTEEEPDSAAKSGEAWYEGNLGAMLRCVDLSRSLLEPPSLAEASLMQLKMTALTSTRLCKELASWVRRPGASLELSPERLAEAMDSGQSLQVSCLNAEQNQHLQASLSRLHRVAQYARAQHVRLLVDAEYTSLNPALSLLVAALAVRWNSPGEGGPWVWNTYQACLKDTFERLGRDAEAAHRAGLAFGVKLVRGAYLDKERAVAQLHGMKDPTQPDYEATSQSYSRCLELMLMHVAHHGPMCHLMVASHNEESVRQATKRMWELGIPLDGTVCFGQLLGMCDHVSLALGQAGYVVYKSIPYGSLEEVIPYLIRRAQENRSVLQGARREQELLSQELWRRLLPGYRRIPH
- the PRODH2 gene encoding hydroxyproline dehydrogenase isoform X4, giving the protein MLRTCYVLCSQAGPSVRGWQPLSFDGGAFHLKGTGELTRALLVLRLCAWPPLVTHGLLLQAWSRRLLGSRLSGAFLRASVYGQFVAGETAEEVRRCVQQLRTLSLRPLLAVPTEEEPDSAAKSGEAWYEGNLGAMLRCVDLSRSLLEPPSLAEASLMQLKMTALTSTRLCKELASWVRRPGASLELSPERLAEAMDSGQSLQVSCLNAEQNQHLQASLSRLHRVAQDTFERLGRDAEAAHRAGLAFGVKLVRGAYLDKERAVAQLHGMKDPTQPDYEATSQSYSRCLELMLMHVAHHGPMCHLMVASHNEESVRQATKRAGWLCSI
- the PRODH2 gene encoding hydroxyproline dehydrogenase isoform X3; its protein translation is MLRTCYVLCSQAGPSVRGWQPLSFDGGAFHLKGTGELTRALLVLRLCAWPPLVTHGLLLQAWSRRLLGSRLSGAFLRASVYGQFVAGETAEEVRRCVQQLRTLSLRPLLAVPTEEEPDSAAKSGEAWYEGNLGAMLRCVDLSRSLLEPPSLAEASLMQLKMTALTSTRLCKELASWVRRPGASLELSPERLAEAMDSGQSLQVSCLNAEQNQHLQASLSRLHRVAQYARAQHVRLLVDAEYTSLNPALSLLVAALAVRWNSPGEGGPWVWNTYQACLKDTFERLGRDAEAAHRAGLAFGVKLVRGAYLDKERAVAQLHGMKDPTQPDYEATSQSYSRCLELMLMHVAHHGPMCHLMVASHNEESVRQATKRAGWLCSI